CTTAGAAGCTCGTCCGTTGTGAAGGGCTTTTGAATTATTTGCTTTAATTTTTCGTGGGTCAGCCCGAGTTTTTCCAGATATTGGCCGTTATAACCGGTCATGTATAATACTTTAAGGTCCGGTTTTATCTTCAGGAGAGCTTCGGCCACTTCCCACCCAGAACGGTCAGGCAAAACCACATCAACAATTAGCAAATCGAAAGATGCCGAACCTTCCTGAAAAAGGGTAAGCGCCTGTTCAAAGGAATCGGCGGTTCTCACCGCATATCCTGCACTGCTTAAGGTTGATTGCAGGATCTCCCGGATTGTGGGATCGTCCTCAACGACCAGAATATTCTTCACCTTTTGGTTATTACCGGAGTTATCAAAGTTTTCCTGATCTGCAGCGACAAGGGGGAGATAGATCGTGAAGGTCGTTCCCTTTCCGACGGTCGAGTCCACAGTGATGTGACCACCGCTCTGGTTAACGAAGCCGTAAACCATTGCCAGTCCAAGTCCGGATCCACCCTTTTTGGTAGTAAAATAGGGCTCAAATATGTGTTTCAAAATCTCTTTTTCTATCCCGGAACCATTATCAGAAACGGAAATCCTGGCATAAACTCCCCTTGGAACCGAAAAGTGATGTATTGTCAAGGTCTTATCAATTTTTTCAATACCCGTGGTTACGGTAATCCTGCCACCTGAAGAAATGGCTTCCCGGGCATTTACGATTAAATTCACCACTGACTGCTCCAGATGGAAGGGATCGACACGGCAGAGGATCGGTCGGGAATCCAGTTGCAGTTCAACGGTAATGTCTTCACCCAGAGCGTCGGCTATGCTGCTCACGGCATTTCTGACATTTTCATTGATGTCAACCGTTCGGGGTAAGAAGCGCTGGCGTTTGCTGTAGCCCAGCAATCGTTCAACCAACTTCCCCGCTCGTTGTACGGCTCCGCGAATTTCCTGAAGATACCTCTCGGCATTTTCCCTGTCGTCCAGGCATATGCCCAGAAGATCACACCCTCCGAGAATGACGGTTAATGCATTGTTTAAATCGTGGGCAATCCCCGATACCAGTCTTCCTATTGCTTCCATTTTCTGAATTTGAAAGACATTTTCCCTTAACCTTAACTCTTCCGTAACATCCTTAGCACACTGCACGACGCCAATCAGTTTTCCCTCATCGTCATGAATTCCTGCGGCCACTATGTGAACATAGCGTTCTTCTCTGCCTGCAAAGATCATCCCCCGAGCTTCTACGGCATTCGGGAATTGATCATGCTGCCTGATTCGACCTCTAAATTTTGCTCCTATCTCCTCAGGGCTATGCTCCAGAAGCAAAAGGGCAGGAACGGGAAGTTCTCTTCCTCCAAAAAGGGGTTTCAGGTCAAGCATTTTTCCAATAACTTCGTCTCGTCCGATACCCGTTATCAGTTCGGAAGCTCTGTTCCATATCAGCACCTTACCCGTTGTATCTATCATGAAGGTTGCCACGGGAATACCGTCAATCACCTTTTCCAGAAGTCGGGTTCGCTCACGGATTCGGTTTTCAAGATCGATGCGTTCTGATTCATCGAAAAGCGCACAGAGCACCCTTGGGGTGGATTCGCCGGTAATCGGAGCCAGCATTATTCGGCAGGGCATTTTTCTGCTGACCCCCATCATTGAGACAGTAAGCGATTGATTAAAGCCACCTAGGACACAATCCAGTGCAAGCTCCAATTTTTCGGCTTCCTCAGGATCGATCAGGTCCCTCAATCTCCTTCCATCAAGTTTAAAGCCAAAATCATGACAGGCCCTGGCATTACTCTGACAGATGATTCCTTCTTCGTCGATTAGAAGAAGGGCGATAGGCATGAAATTGAAGAAAGATTGAAAGCGCATCTGGGCTTGAAAGAGTTTGTCCGTGAGCGACCTGTTTTCCCTCCTTTGATCTTCCAGATCCTTCTGAAGGCCCTTCAAAAGGCGGTTCTTGCGCCTGATGGACACAAAACAAAAGCCCAGGGCGAGAAAAAGTAACAAAATGACAAAAAGCGCAAAGGGGGTGACAAGGGGCGGCAGGCGATTCTCCCCGTTCCTAGCAGAAGTATCTGCAAAGGGGTACATAGACCTTTCTCCCGAATAGGCCTGCAAACTTCGGATCCCGGCGAAGTAGGTATCATCGGAAAAAAGGCGATGGGCATTAAGATCACGACAAAAGAGCAAGATAAAAAAAATCATCGATATTAGAACCGCAGACAGCGCTCTTCCAGACCCTTTTCTGGCCTCTAACCATTGCCGAATCATGTTGCACAGTGAGGGTGATTGTGCACGGGAACAGGAATTTTTCACTTTACCATCCTCCGTTTGAATGCAGAACCAAGAGTTACAAAAGTACTCCGAGCCCCTTGCAAAATTCTTTTTCCCGGAGATCTTCGGCAAGCAAAACTCAAGCCAAAAAAAACCCGACATGGCCACCGGACCATGTCGGGTTTTTTCCCTTTTCTGGCGTCCCCAAGGGGATTTGAACCCCTGTTGCCGGCGTGAAAGGCCGGTGTCCTGGACCTGGCTAGACGATGGGGACGCTCAACAGCAAAAGCCTTCTATACCAAAGAGCCCGTCACGTCAAGTTATTTCGTCACTTTCAAAAAATTTCTCGCGGTAAGAGCCAGGGTCAGTCCTCATCAAGCCCCAGGGCTTCACGAAGTTCCTTTTCTTTAAAGCCTACGATTATCCTGTCCCCTATAACAACGGTTGGAAATGTGAGCTCCGGGTTAAGGCGGCGAACTTCTTCAACAATCCGATCCCGCTCCTCCCCTGTAAGAGTATCAACATCAACACAGTCGTATTCTACTCCACATTTCTTCAAAAACTCCTTCGTGTTCCTGCAGTGAATGCAGGTGCTAAGAGCATAAACCTTTACCTGATCGCTCAAAGCCTTACCTCCTTCTGTTTGATTTAACCGTTCTAAATAACCTCCGCTCTGACCTTTCTCAATCTCAACGCATTCGAGATAACGGAAAGTGAGCTCAAACTCATAGCTGCGGCGGCTATGACGGGCGAAAGTAAAACCCCAAAAAAGGGATAAAGGAGCCCTGCTGCGATTGGAACTCCTAAAGTATTGTAAATAAAGGCAAAAAACAAATTTTGCCTTATGTTTCTGACGGTAGCCCGGCTGAGTATTATTGCTCTCACAATACCCCTCAGGTCTCCTTTGATCAGGGTAACATCTGCACTTTCGATGGCCACATCCGTACCGTTACCCATGGCTATTCCCACATCTGATGCTGCCAGGGCCGGGGCATCATTTATACCGTCGCCTGCCATAGCAACGAAGCGTCCTTCTCGTTTAAAATTTTGAACAATCTGATACTTCTCTTCAGGCAAAACTTCGGCAATAACCCTGTTAATCCCCAGCCTGGACGCAACCGCTTCTGCGCTTTGCCTCCCATCTCCGGTCACCATTACGATTTCTATTGCCTCTTTTCGGAGAAATTCGATAGCCCTGCCGGTCGTCGGTTTAATGGGGTCTTCTATACCGAGAATTCCTGCGGCCATTCCATCCACGGCAACCCATATAACGGTTTTGCCTTCCGCCTGCCACCTTAATGCTTCCTTTTTCATATCTCCGGTGTCGATACTCTGGTCTCTAAGAAAT
This Thermodesulforhabdus norvegica DNA region includes the following protein-coding sequences:
- a CDS encoding glutaredoxin family protein is translated as MSDQVKVYALSTCIHCRNTKEFLKKCGVEYDCVDVDTLTGEERDRIVEEVRRLNPELTFPTVVIGDRIIVGFKEKELREALGLDED
- a CDS encoding hybrid sensor histidine kinase/response regulator, with amino-acid sequence MYPFADTSARNGENRLPPLVTPFALFVILLLFLALGFCFVSIRRKNRLLKGLQKDLEDQRRENRSLTDKLFQAQMRFQSFFNFMPIALLLIDEEGIICQSNARACHDFGFKLDGRRLRDLIDPEEAEKLELALDCVLGGFNQSLTVSMMGVSRKMPCRIMLAPITGESTPRVLCALFDESERIDLENRIRERTRLLEKVIDGIPVATFMIDTTGKVLIWNRASELITGIGRDEVIGKMLDLKPLFGGRELPVPALLLLEHSPEEIGAKFRGRIRQHDQFPNAVEARGMIFAGREERYVHIVAAGIHDDEGKLIGVVQCAKDVTEELRLRENVFQIQKMEAIGRLVSGIAHDLNNALTVILGGCDLLGICLDDRENAERYLQEIRGAVQRAGKLVERLLGYSKRQRFLPRTVDINENVRNAVSSIADALGEDITVELQLDSRPILCRVDPFHLEQSVVNLIVNAREAISSGGRITVTTGIEKIDKTLTIHHFSVPRGVYARISVSDNGSGIEKEILKHIFEPYFTTKKGGSGLGLAMVYGFVNQSGGHITVDSTVGKGTTFTIYLPLVAADQENFDNSGNNQKVKNILVVEDDPTIREILQSTLSSAGYAVRTADSFEQALTLFQEGSASFDLLIVDVVLPDRSGWEVAEALLKIKPDLKVLYMTGYNGQYLEKLGLTHEKLKQIIQKPFTTDELLRRIKEIS